Proteins from a single region of Mustela erminea isolate mMusErm1 chromosome X, mMusErm1.Pri, whole genome shotgun sequence:
- the TSPAN6 gene encoding tetraspanin-6 encodes MASPSRRLQTKPVITCFKSVLLIYTFIFWITGVILLAVGIWGKVSLENYFSLLNEKATNVPFVLIGTGSVIILLGTFGCFATCRASAWMLKLYAMFLTLIFLVELVAAIVGFVFRHEIKNSFKNNYEKILKQYNSTGDYRSDAVDKIQNKLHCCGVTDFRDWKDTNYYSEKGFPKSCCKLENCSPQRDADKVNNEGCFIKVMTIVESEMGVVAGISFGVACFQLIGIFLAYCLSRAITNNQYEIV; translated from the exons ATGGCGTCCCCGTCTCGGAGACTGCAGACCAAACCAGTCATCACTTGCTTCAAGAGCGTTCTCTTGATCTACACTTTCATCTTCTGG ATCACTGGTGTCATCCTTCTTGCCGTGGGTATTTGGGGCAAGGTGAGCCTGgagaattatttttcccttttgaatgAGAAGGCCACCAATGTGCCCTTTGTGCTCATTGGTACTGGTTCTGTCATTATTCTATTGGGCACCTTCGGCTGTTTTGCCACCTGCCGAGCTTCTGCATGGATGTTAAAATTG TATGCAATGTTTCTGACTCTCATTTTTTTGGTTGAACTGGTCGCTGCCATCGTAGGATTTGTTTTCAGACATGAG ATTAAGAACAGTTTTAAGAATAattatgagaaaattttaaagcagtatAACTCTACGGGAGATTATAGAAGCGATGCAGTAGACAAGATTCAAAATAAG ttgcatTGTTGTGGTGTCACCGACTTTAGAGATTGGAAGGATACTAATTATTACTCAGAAAAAGGATTTCCCAAGAGTTGCTGCAAACTTGAAAATTGTTCTCCACAGAGAGATGCAGATAAAGTAAACAATGAA GGTTGTTTTATAAAGGTGATGACCATTGTAGAGTCAGAAATGGGAGTGGTTGCTGGAATTTCTTTTGGAGTTGCTTGCTTCCAG ctGATAGGAATCTTTCTAGCCTACTGCCTCTCTCGTGCCATTACAAATAACCAGTATGAGATAGTGTAA